One genomic region from Quercus robur chromosome 4, dhQueRobu3.1, whole genome shotgun sequence encodes:
- the LOC126721869 gene encoding uncharacterized protein LOC126721869 — protein MIDATSGGALVDKTPKATRNLIANMAANSQQFGTRLDLPSKHVNEDNCKGSMIPIQARITRDGGLTPILAMGMHKQISLRLKTTQVASNISSHTPLDNNRAKLLILVEILVKAAPTSLKQEREQNVIADKNVPNDDEVPKRKFPPLSDYKPVPPFPQGLVESRKYEQNKDLYETFRRCKVNFPLLDAIKQVLHYAKFLKELCTIKRKQKLKGCEKVRVGENVSAVIQRKLPAKRKDIGMFTIPCTIGNTQLEKAMLDLGASINVMPYSVYVSLKLGPLNKTGVVIQLVDRSIAYPKGVVEDVLVQVNDLVFPTDFYVLDMENGDQTTPILLRRPFLKTSKTKIDVHSGTLTMEFEGEIVKSLKM, from the exons ATGATTGATGCAACTAGTGGAGGAGCTTTGGTGGATAAAACTCCCAAGGCCACAAGAAACTTGATTGCAAATATGGCGGCCAATTCTCAACAATTTGGCACCAGGCTTGACCTTCCATCTAAGCATGTTAATGAG GACAACTGCAAAGGAAGTATGATCCCTATTCAAGCACGTATAACTCGGGATGGAGGGCTCACCCCAATCTTAGCTATGGGAATGCACAAGCAAATTAGCCTACGACTCAAAACCACCCAAGTTGCTAGCAATATAAGTAGCCATACTCCCCTAGACAACAACCGGGCCAAACTTCTAATTCTG GTTGAGATTCTAGTAAAGGCAGCCCCTACATCATTGAAGCAAGAAAGGGAGCAAAATGTCATTGCAGACAAGAATGTTCCCAATGATGATGAGGTACCTAAGCGTAAGTTTCCACCTCTTTCTGATTATAAACCAGTACCTCCGTTTCCTCAGGGTTTAGTAGAATCAAGAAAATATGAGcaaaataaagatttatatgAGACTTTTCGTAGATGCAAGGTAAATTTTCCACTTTTAGATGCCATTAAACAAGTACTTCATTATGCTAAATTCTTGAAAGAACTGTGTACAattaaaaggaaacaaaaacttaaaggaTGTGAGAAGGTGAGAGTAGGGGAAAATGTTTCTGCAGTTATTCAAAGAAAACTCCCTGCAAAGCGCAAAGATATAGGTATGTTTACTATCCCTTGTACAATAGGTAATACTCAACTTGAGAAGGCCATGCTAGATTTAGGAGCTTCCATCAATGTTATGCCATATTCTGTATATGTTTCTTTGAAACTTGGACCTTTGAATAAAACTGGCGTTGTGATTCAATTAGTTGATAGATCTATTGCCTATCCTAAAGGTGTAGTTGAGGATGTTCTTGTGCAAGTTAATGATTTGGTTTTCCCTACTGATTTCTATGTGCTTGATATGGAGAATGGTGATCAAACCACTCCTATTTTGTTAAGAAGACCATTCTTAAAGACATCCAAGACTAAGATAGATGTTCATAGTGGCACACTTACCATGGAATTTGAAGGTGAAATTGttaaatctttaaaaatgtag